A genome region from Bradyrhizobium sp. 186 includes the following:
- the gspG gene encoding type II secretion system major pseudopilin GspG yields the protein MISRNTIIGAFSTHVARDRARSQRSGRSGQEGFTLVEMLVVIAIIGLIMGLIGPRVLNYLSESKVKTARIQLQSFSSALDLFYLDAGRFPSTAEGLAALVRRTPGVAAWNGPYLKGGNVPNDPWNHAYLYRSPGEHGPYDIVSYGSDSQEGGSGTSADISLEKTTAAKDE from the coding sequence ATGATATCGCGCAACACCATCATTGGAGCATTTTCCACGCACGTAGCGCGCGATAGAGCGCGATCGCAAAGGTCAGGGCGTTCGGGGCAGGAAGGTTTCACGCTGGTCGAGATGCTGGTGGTGATCGCGATCATCGGCCTCATCATGGGCCTGATCGGGCCGCGCGTTCTCAACTATCTCAGCGAATCCAAGGTCAAGACCGCGCGAATTCAGTTGCAGAGCTTTTCCAGCGCGCTCGACCTGTTCTATCTCGACGCGGGACGCTTCCCGTCCACGGCGGAGGGTCTTGCTGCGCTGGTCCGGCGCACGCCCGGGGTCGCCGCCTGGAACGGGCCGTACCTGAAAGGCGGCAACGTCCCGAACGATCCCTGGAATCACGCCTATCTCTATCGGTCGCCCGGCGAGCACGGGCCTTATGACATCGTCTCCTATGGATCTGACAGTCAGGAGGGCGGCAGCGGCACCTCCG
- a CDS encoding GspE/PulE family protein, protein MANDLSVRFVDYLRQNNHLAPIDGPADRTRQGADNRQLKLWEVTSLSPAEFADEAARFFGLGRLALQEMMAAEPLVGSFSQRFLRETMVYPCRASDGSATLAVVDPTDRATQRAAQIVLGAGITVKVASSEDVAIALNNSSSAEETEATELAAALPREDDIESLRDLASGAPVVRAVNDLIEKAVELRASDIHIEPFAAGLMVRLRIDGLLRPVAALSGVLPQAVVSRIKIIANLNIAERRLPQDGAARLRAGRTDIDIRVAIMPTQHGEAAVIRILPKDRGLLMVEKLGFSQPDEAKLRRLLKLPHGMVVITGPTGSGKTTTLATILSILNEPSRKILTIEDPVEYELPGVNQSQIKPAIGLTFATALRSFVRQDPDVIMVGEVRDSETAHVAVHAALTGHLVLTTLHTETAAAAVPRLLDLGVEGYLLRSVLRGVIAQRLVRQLCERCKTARPLATADFTEDPRLAALGFRAGEIIQEPCGCERCAGTGYRGRLGVFELLELSNELRELIGERTDGLKIDTMAIRAGMTTMLDDGVAKCRAGLTSPAEILRVATVR, encoded by the coding sequence ATGGCGAACGATCTGTCCGTTCGGTTCGTGGATTATCTCCGTCAGAACAATCACCTTGCGCCGATCGATGGGCCAGCCGACCGCACCAGGCAGGGCGCCGACAACAGGCAGTTGAAGCTGTGGGAGGTCACCAGTCTCTCGCCCGCCGAATTCGCCGACGAAGCCGCGCGCTTCTTCGGGCTAGGGCGCCTGGCGCTCCAGGAGATGATGGCGGCCGAACCGCTGGTCGGGTCGTTCTCGCAGCGTTTTTTGCGCGAGACCATGGTCTATCCGTGCAGAGCCTCCGATGGAAGCGCGACGCTCGCGGTGGTTGATCCGACCGATCGGGCGACGCAGCGGGCGGCGCAGATCGTGCTCGGCGCCGGCATAACGGTCAAAGTAGCGTCGTCGGAAGACGTCGCCATCGCGCTGAACAACAGCTCCAGTGCCGAGGAGACCGAGGCCACTGAACTGGCGGCGGCCCTGCCTCGCGAAGACGACATCGAGAGCCTGCGCGACCTCGCCAGCGGCGCGCCGGTGGTGCGCGCGGTCAACGATCTGATCGAGAAGGCCGTCGAGCTTCGCGCCAGCGACATCCACATCGAGCCGTTTGCCGCCGGTCTCATGGTCCGGCTGCGGATCGATGGCCTGTTGCGACCGGTTGCGGCGCTGTCGGGCGTGCTGCCGCAGGCGGTAGTCTCCCGCATCAAGATCATCGCCAACCTCAACATCGCCGAGCGCCGCCTGCCGCAGGACGGCGCGGCGCGGCTGCGGGCCGGCCGTACCGACATCGATATCCGCGTCGCGATCATGCCGACGCAACATGGCGAAGCCGCCGTCATCCGTATCCTGCCCAAGGATCGCGGCCTGCTGATGGTGGAAAAACTCGGATTTTCGCAGCCTGACGAAGCCAAGCTGCGGCGGCTCCTGAAGCTACCGCATGGTATGGTCGTTATCACGGGACCGACCGGCAGCGGCAAGACCACGACGCTGGCGACGATCCTGTCGATCCTCAACGAGCCGAGCCGCAAGATTCTCACGATCGAGGACCCGGTCGAATACGAGCTCCCCGGCGTCAACCAGTCCCAGATTAAGCCGGCGATCGGCCTGACCTTCGCCACCGCCCTGCGGTCCTTCGTCCGGCAGGACCCTGACGTCATCATGGTCGGCGAAGTCAGAGATTCCGAGACCGCGCACGTCGCGGTGCATGCAGCGCTGACCGGACATCTGGTGCTGACGACGCTGCACACCGAGACGGCGGCTGCCGCGGTGCCACGCCTGCTCGACCTCGGGGTCGAGGGCTATTTGCTCCGCTCGGTGTTGCGCGGCGTGATCGCGCAGCGTCTGGTCCGGCAATTGTGCGAGCGCTGCAAGACGGCACGGCCGCTTGCAACGGCTGATTTCACCGAGGATCCTCGGCTCGCCGCACTCGGGTTTCGGGCTGGCGAAATCATTCAGGAGCCATGCGGCTGCGAGCGCTGCGCCGGAACCGGCTATCGCGGTCGCCTCGGCGTGTTCGAGCTGCTCGAGCTGTCGAATGAACTGCGTGAACTGATCGGGGAGCGAACCGACGGACTGAAGATCGATACGATGGCGATCCGGGCGGGCATGACCACGATGCTCGACGACGGGGTCGCGAAATGCCGTGCCGGATTGACCTCGCCCGCCGAGATCCTCCGCGTTGCGACGGTGCGGTGA
- a CDS encoding type II secretion system F family protein: MPNYRYRALTQAGEIVNGTISAPTAAEVARRIEYLKLLPIETAEDKRATGAAGGRSLFGGPSAAEVTTFTRDLALLLKAGARLDDALELLSGDADVGRMRPVVAKIRAALLTGESFADAVSDHPTLFPPMYIALVRVGEISGTLDSVLEMLGTERARSEQMRRKLTDAMQYPAFVLVAASGVMLFFLLFVLPQFSTVLGDFGGKSDTALASFIAVSDFLRANATAASLIAAAAIALSWWLLRQARVRAALVNAISRVPGISSAFQFYRASLFCRNLGVLLGSGVNLTAALRILVDIMAVTGSEANWTAAADRVRHGGKLSEALAVADSLPPMAVRMLRLGEETGQLPVLAERVAEFYEAKLQRSLDRVVGIVGPLAIVTISTVVGGLIVSVMTALLSVTQLVG; the protein is encoded by the coding sequence GTGCCGAATTATCGCTATCGAGCCCTGACCCAGGCTGGCGAGATCGTGAACGGCACGATCTCCGCCCCGACTGCGGCCGAGGTGGCGCGGCGGATCGAATATCTCAAGCTTCTGCCGATCGAAACCGCCGAGGACAAGCGCGCAACCGGCGCAGCGGGGGGCCGCAGCCTGTTCGGCGGGCCGAGTGCGGCCGAGGTCACCACCTTCACGCGCGATCTCGCGCTTCTGCTCAAGGCCGGTGCGCGTCTCGACGATGCGCTGGAGCTTCTGTCTGGCGATGCCGATGTCGGCCGGATGCGTCCGGTGGTGGCCAAAATTCGCGCAGCCCTGCTCACCGGCGAGAGCTTTGCCGATGCCGTATCGGATCATCCCACTTTGTTCCCGCCGATGTATATCGCCCTGGTTCGGGTCGGTGAAATCTCGGGTACGCTCGATTCCGTGCTGGAGATGCTGGGGACCGAGCGGGCACGTTCCGAGCAGATGCGGCGGAAGCTGACCGACGCGATGCAGTATCCGGCCTTCGTGCTGGTCGCGGCATCCGGCGTGATGCTGTTCTTCCTGCTGTTCGTGCTGCCGCAATTCTCGACCGTGCTCGGCGATTTCGGCGGCAAATCGGATACGGCGCTCGCCAGCTTCATTGCGGTTTCGGATTTCCTCCGCGCCAATGCGACGGCGGCAAGCCTGATCGCTGCCGCCGCGATCGCGCTCTCATGGTGGCTGTTGCGGCAGGCGCGCGTGCGCGCCGCGCTGGTCAACGCGATCTCGCGGGTTCCGGGCATCAGCAGCGCCTTCCAGTTCTATCGCGCCAGCCTGTTCTGCCGCAATCTGGGCGTCCTGCTTGGCAGCGGCGTCAATCTCACCGCCGCGCTGCGCATTCTCGTCGACATCATGGCGGTGACCGGAAGCGAGGCGAACTGGACCGCCGCCGCCGACCGCGTCCGCCATGGCGGAAAATTATCGGAAGCACTCGCCGTGGCGGACAGCCTGCCGCCGATGGCGGTCCGCATGCTGCGGCTTGGTGAAGAGACCGGGCAGCTGCCGGTGCTCGCCGAGCGGGTCGCGGAATTCTACGAAGCAAAATTGCAGCGCAGCCTGGACCGTGTCGTTGGGATCGTCGGTCCGCTGGCGATCGTTACCATCAGCACCGTCGTCGGCGGACTAATCGTGTCGGTCATGACGGCGCTGCTCTCGGTCACGCAGCTAGTCGGTTAG
- the gspD gene encoding type II secretion system secretin GspD, whose translation MQRVGTVGRCPTIRGGLAAVFVLTSLGLLASCNSATVSESVDGSQLDVTDKVRSLDLLPRQPQSVSALAPTTGSQGGSVRPAMYDGSEAAAVADARLQLTPNGNGFDLNFESTPVATVAKVVLGDILHFGYTIDPRVQGTVSLVSVRPVPKSDMVFVLENALRLSGVVLLHDTAGYRLTPLGDAVGGGRVDAAAANPEPGFGISVVPLQYVSAQTLLKLTDSFATRAGAIRADTTRNLLLIQGTGAERRTAVDTVLSFDVDWMRGQSVGIFPISSGSPAPVIAELEKIVDSGENGLSQNVIKFMPIARLNAVLVVTKKPDMLHTAATWIKRLDRNDTARTTVHVYRVKYGDARQMARVLTDMFLGGSSGNLLDSVDSQLAPGSGTSSTSSVADRLSLNNGNSNSSMGGFASRGTSGTGATGQGIGAGGQANSPNPGQGNNAALDSGRGSSSGGGNGQPVMQDVRITPDVVNNNLLIYADQANYRIIESTLLQIDEPQLQVAIDATIAEVTLNNSLSYGVQTYLTSQNLGLKPNTGSILGTQATTAPSTVTDATTGAVSLAGSVTNAFINRAFPGFNFLIGSETQPSLILDALHAVTSVKVLSNPSLVVINNQVATLQVGDVVPVSTGSATVLTTSNTVVNTIDYRNTGIILRVSPRVSVNGTVRLDVEQEISNVPQTSANSLTPTVSERRVKSQIAVANGQTVLLAGLISEQQSGNRNALPVLDQIPGLGDAFGHQSNATQRTELIIFIRPQIIRNGSDAQVVAEELRSRLRGSIATTSTNAPITTSFH comes from the coding sequence ATGCAACGCGTAGGCACAGTGGGCCGCTGCCCGACGATCCGTGGCGGCCTGGCAGCCGTTTTCGTCTTGACGTCGCTGGGGTTGCTGGCGTCCTGCAATTCCGCGACGGTCAGCGAGAGCGTGGACGGGTCTCAGCTCGACGTCACCGACAAAGTGCGCTCGCTGGATCTGCTGCCGCGCCAGCCCCAATCGGTGAGCGCGCTGGCGCCGACGACCGGCAGCCAGGGCGGCAGCGTCCGCCCGGCGATGTATGACGGAAGCGAAGCGGCCGCGGTCGCGGACGCGCGGCTGCAGCTGACGCCGAACGGCAATGGCTTCGATCTGAATTTCGAGAGCACGCCAGTGGCGACCGTCGCCAAGGTCGTGCTCGGCGACATCCTGCATTTCGGATACACCATCGACCCACGGGTGCAGGGCACGGTCAGCCTGGTGTCGGTCCGCCCGGTGCCGAAATCCGACATGGTCTTCGTGCTTGAAAACGCACTCCGCCTGAGCGGCGTCGTGCTGTTGCATGACACGGCGGGCTATCGCCTGACGCCGCTCGGCGACGCCGTCGGCGGTGGCCGCGTCGATGCCGCGGCAGCCAATCCCGAGCCCGGATTCGGCATCTCGGTGGTCCCCCTGCAATATGTGTCGGCACAGACCCTGCTGAAGCTGACCGACAGCTTCGCCACCCGGGCGGGCGCGATCCGCGCCGACACGACGCGAAATCTGCTTCTGATCCAGGGCACCGGGGCCGAGCGCCGCACCGCTGTCGACACCGTGCTCAGCTTCGACGTCGACTGGATGCGCGGTCAATCCGTCGGCATCTTCCCGATCTCGAGCGGCTCGCCGGCACCCGTCATTGCCGAGCTGGAGAAGATCGTCGATTCCGGCGAGAACGGCCTCAGCCAGAACGTCATCAAATTCATGCCGATCGCACGCCTGAACGCGGTGCTGGTGGTGACCAAGAAGCCGGACATGCTGCACACGGCCGCGACCTGGATCAAGCGCCTAGACCGCAATGACACCGCGCGAACCACGGTCCATGTCTACCGCGTCAAATACGGCGATGCGCGCCAGATGGCGCGGGTTCTGACCGACATGTTCCTCGGCGGTTCGTCCGGCAATTTGCTCGACAGCGTCGACAGCCAGCTCGCGCCCGGCTCCGGCACCTCATCGACCTCAAGCGTCGCCGACCGACTGTCGCTCAACAACGGCAACTCGAATTCGAGCATGGGCGGCTTCGCATCCCGCGGCACGTCAGGGACAGGCGCGACGGGCCAGGGCATTGGCGCTGGAGGGCAAGCGAATAGTCCCAATCCAGGCCAGGGCAACAATGCCGCGCTCGATAGCGGACGCGGCTCCAGCTCAGGCGGCGGCAATGGCCAGCCCGTCATGCAGGACGTGCGGATCACGCCCGATGTCGTGAACAACAATCTCCTGATCTATGCCGACCAGGCCAACTACCGCATCATCGAGTCGACGCTGCTGCAGATCGACGAGCCGCAGCTCCAGGTTGCCATCGACGCGACGATCGCGGAGGTCACGCTCAACAACTCCCTGTCCTATGGTGTGCAGACCTATCTCACCAGCCAAAACCTTGGCCTGAAGCCGAACACCGGCTCGATCCTTGGCACCCAGGCCACCACGGCGCCCTCGACTGTCACGGACGCGACCACCGGCGCCGTCTCGCTGGCGGGCTCGGTCACCAATGCCTTCATCAACCGGGCCTTCCCGGGCTTCAATTTCCTGATCGGGTCCGAGACGCAGCCGAGCCTGATCCTGGATGCGCTGCATGCCGTCACTAGCGTCAAGGTGCTCTCCAATCCCTCGCTGGTGGTGATCAACAACCAGGTGGCGACGCTGCAGGTCGGCGACGTCGTGCCGGTGTCGACTGGCAGTGCGACGGTGCTGACAACGAGTAACACGGTGGTCAACACCATCGACTATCGCAACACAGGCATCATCCTGCGGGTCTCGCCACGCGTCAGCGTGAACGGCACCGTGCGGCTCGACGTCGAGCAGGAGATCAGCAACGTGCCTCAAACCAGCGCGAACAGCCTGACGCCGACGGTATCGGAACGCCGGGTGAAGAGCCAAATCGCGGTGGCCAATGGCCAGACCGTGCTGCTGGCGGGCCTCATCAGCGAGCAGCAGAGCGGCAACCGCAACGCGCTGCCCGTGCTCGACCAGATTCCCGGCCTTGGTGACGCCTTCGGACATCAGAGCAACGCGACCCAGCGCACCGAGCTGATCATCTTCATTCGACCCCAGATCATCCGCAACGGTTCCGATGCCCAAGTTGTTGCCGAGGAACTTCGATCGAGATTGCGCGGCAGCATCGCCACCACATCGACCAATGCGCCGATCACCACCAGTTTCCACTGA